From the genome of Pseudopipra pipra isolate bDixPip1 chromosome 13, bDixPip1.hap1, whole genome shotgun sequence:
TATCTCTGTTTCACATGAGCAtctttcatgttgtttctttcagagAGCCATGTGAGTGAGGGGAACCCTACGAAGAAATACACTGTACAGCAGATAATTGGCCAAGGGTAAGTCCAATCTCAGCTACTTCTACAAAACCATGGGCCAGGGATTTTGCTGGTGTCATATCAAGCATGCAGTCAGGCAAGCTGCAAACATGGGCAGACACTGGGCTtacatcctcctgtctgtcaGTCCTGATCAGTATTTAATAACTGTGGTCAGAAGGCATTGTCAAAGACAACTCAATGCTGGCAGTCTCTTGCCTGTAACAAGGAGCAGGACATGGAGTATGTCCTATGTTTTCTCCTGGCCACCCTGCATGGcagagggctgctgggctgctgggcagctgggctgctgggctgctgggctgctgggctgctgggctgctgggctgctggctgaagccgagtgttttataaacactctgggcagcagagctctgctctctgggctggctTTCTCACCCAGGGCCTAAACgccttctcctttcttggctgctgctctgtttctagGACTTTTGGAACAGTTTTCCGAGGAGTTGACATTGCCACAGGAAGACGGGTAAGGGCAGCACCCCCGGCAGATTGTGCAGCTCTCGAGTGCTTTCCCCTccactgggagctgtggccacagctctgggtggcCACGAGATCTTTGCTGCAGAGACTGTTCCTCTGAGGGCAGACAAGTGTCAGCCTGCAAGACACGGTTTGGACAGACCTTGTCCTTATTAAGTCcccaaaagaacacaaggagGGCAGGGGTATCTTTCAGAGAAGGACACCTTTGCTCAGACTTATTTACTGACTATGCTAATGCATCAGCTACTTGGTGGCTCCTtacccagctgcagtgctgcacttggGAAGTGCACTTACACAGGAGTCTGCAAGGGATCTAAAGGCCCTGAGCGCTGCTCATAACCCCGGCCACATCCATAAAATACCCTAGAATGGGTTATTCCTTttcaaacccagaaaagaactgcaaatagGAACTGGGTTAAAAACGTTCTTTAGAGTTGCAAAATCCAACTTCAAGATGTTACAAAGTTCtgggattgtatttttttgtgtaacCCTCATGACCTTTTAGGATGGGATTTCCTCCATTACGGATTGATTGTTTGCAGACCATTTGTCCAGAGTTTACAAGGCAAAATGTCTATAGCCATGTGTCCTGTAACTGGCACACAAGGGCGAGCGGAGGAAtcgcctcttgtcctgtcagttaAGAAGCTCTGGTGTCTAATCCCAGGCAGTTTGGCCCACCCTGACTCCATCATTCCAAAGACACCTGCTCCATGTGCGTTGTGGTCCCGTGCAACAGACATCTCAAGTCTGTGGCTTTCAATCTCCTTTTAGGTGGCCATCAAGAAGATTTTTGTTCTcgacagaaagaacaaaagggaGCTTGTTTTAACTGAGGTTGCAGTCCTGAAGAGAATGAGGCACCCCAATATCATTCGCTACATAGACAGGTGAGTGGTTCTGGGATTATCACGTTGAGGTTCATTGACAAACTGCAAGCCAAAGGCTAAAAAGCCACTTTGGTCACTGGAAGAACATGGAgctcttcattattttataactCCTCCACCTGCAGTGGACGGGAGGTGCAGGGCACAGGTCTCTTAGCTCCTTCAGGGAGGAGCTTGCCTTGTGTCTGCCTTGGCCTTTTCTGGTAATAGGTAGTTTGAAGCGTGTCTTCCAAAACCTGCATCTGCCATGTCTTCCTAAAGCCACAGCCCTTCAGTTCACTACCTCCCTGTTCTTTTggggtctggtttttttcaaactgatcaTCATTTCTTTGCCTTAATGATACGTGCTGATAAACCCACCTAGAAATTATTGACCTTGGGGTTTTCCCTCtactttttgttgctgtggatGCCAGGAAGACTAGGCTCTTGTTTGCACAACCACACAATGTGCCaggttttaaatggttttccctgtttctgaatGCACTTTATGCAATGCTTTCCAAGGGGTTGACCAACATCTGCCCTCAGTGGTGCACACTCTCCTCCCATGGAGAAGTCTGTGCTGCCTGCTTCCTGgagttcaggctggaagggatgagttaagatgatgaagcagctgatggcaatgtcctggttccagatttctctctgctgtcactaaactgcatttttgccttGCTTGCCATCTAAGACATCTCCTTTTTCACAGATGAGCCTTTCTCATTTAGCCTGCTCAGATTCTCTCTTCATTTACAAGTGACCTGGCAAGAAAACTCAACTGCAGTCTTTCCCATAAGGTCATTTAGCTGGGCCCATTCATCTCCATGCTGtgggtttcttctttcagctacCTTTTCAATGAAGAACTCTGGCTGGTGACGGAATATGTGGAGGGATGCACCTTAGGCGATGTCATTTCCATACAAGCTCTTGAGGAAGAGATGATAGCCTCTATCAGTCGGGAGGTAAGGGATGCTGCCCTTGCTTCTGACAGCTTGGACAGGATGGTTCTTTGCAAAAGGTGGTAAGAACAGGAGTGATTTCCTGttcagagctttgtttctgcGTTGCTGTTAtgatgtggagaagaaaagagcatccaAGTGAACGGCCTGCCAGTCTCACTACATTTCTTGTACTCTGTTATTGTACTCCTATAATGTTGTTGTACTTTCCTTTCTagtttaatttcaatttaattcatttattatTCCAAACTTTGCCACTTGAGGTATGTCTGCAATTGATGTGTCACCTGAAATTTGATCTTTTagagccatttccttttttgtgccATAAAATcagcctaattaatttttcctctcgtttctttgtttaatctcaGTGCCTGAATGCCCTGGATTTCCTTCATTCAGATCTAGTGATCCACAGAGACATCAAAAGTGACAATATTCTTCTCGGAATGGATGGATCTGTCAAACTGAGTAGGTGTTCTTGGTCAGGCACAGCGTTCCTGGGAGGCAGGGTCTGGGGTTGCCTTTGAGTGCCTGCCAGTTCCCCaaaagtggtgctggtgggagtgcccagcccactgctgtaagctgagagcagagttgcaatgtgcagagagctctagagaggatgaggctgtcaagagtgcctttggtttgggtatgtcccttccagaggaaacagagcacagccactcttccagctagattcaacactgtgctctcagactgagagtggggaattcttgtgcttgctttcataatTCAAGCTGGTTTTATCAGtacttgtttttctctgcagttgattttggcttctgtgcttggcttaatccctgggagaagaaacgGACATCTTTCATTGGGACTCCTTTCTATATGGCACCAGAAATGTTGAGAGGAGACAGATATGGTGCCAAAGTGGATATCTGGGCCCTTGGGATCATGGCACTAGAAATGGTGGATGGTCCTACACAGGTAAGGTGCAAATACtgtcagagagccctgcctttctcccctgagccatatctttctcccactcacaTCAGCTTGAACTAGTCCCACCAAGGCCCACATCTAaaagtgtcctggagcacatctgctcacaggagaagtgacatgtgccagtgcagaaatgggcCGTTTTGGCCTCCAACAATGCttgaattcctcctgtgctctttgaactcccttggagctggatctcccaatggcaggaatttttcagcagcaggattctcCCGTTGGAGAATTACTGTGAGAAGCATTTCAAGGGGATCTGCAGGCCAGAAGTCTTTTCAAACTTGGACCAGTGCCCACTGCTTACCTGAGCCTTTCAGGGCAGGTCACTGCTTCTAGTACTGCCACAAGTATGTATTAGCcagtacatttctaaaagtaggttctagcacagctccttgtagtaagccaatgtatttccagtttgcagttgtagatgCTAATTCCCTAAAATGAAATGACCCGCTCTTACACCAAAGGAGTGTGCAATAGGCCAGGAAGGTATACGGGGATAAAACCCCATGACTaacagctgaaaccaagttaaatgctgcacagttaattcctgaggaaggcaacaattatggaaaatgtcagtcttccagtccttctgaaaaaggtccctgacttttcttggaagacttcttttggattgcatttgccttgcagaaggcagcaaaaagagttGAAGGCAATTAGCAGGACTGGTCTGGATgctgaaaattctctgcttccttaagctcaaatgttgatcagggctcctggagaagccccaggtcaactctcagaaagcaaggactggcctgtgctggagctcttcccctcggggagggatggttaatggctgtcttgtgtttcctttgtcccaAGCCTAAGCACAAGCCACCCGAGCTGGAGACTCCCAGAAACCTGTCGCCTGTGTTCCgttccttcctgcagtcctgcctgaAACGGAAGGTGAAGCGTCGATGGACGGCCAGGAAGCTGATGAAggtaaagtggctgcaggtgaaacagctgtccagggatgggctttgtcaTCAGCTAAACTCAGAGGCATCAGGAGGCCTCCTCTCCTACTAATCTCCAGTCTTGGTGCTTTTCAAATGACAACTAAGTAGCATCCTAGAatagtttggcttggaagggacctttaagtggcatctagtccaacccccctgcaacgagcagggacatcttcaactagaccgggttgctcagagccctgtcccacctgaccagggatggggtatccacttcctgtgccagtgtttcagcaccctcattcTAAACAATGACTGCCTTAGATGTAACCAGAATCTATCCTCTTGCACTTGAAAACTATGATCCTTTGTCCCACTGCAACCGGgccctttgaaaaaatgtgtcCCCTTGAAggactgaaaggccacaataagctctccctggcaccttctcttctccagtgccatctgtcttggcctttcctcagaggaaagTTGGAGGTCTAGATAGTTCCCTACGTCCTCCTGATGTGTATTGCTGGTAACCAGAGGAATCCCGCTGGAGCCTGtgagaaactgcatttggaaagtaatggctccttttgttcttctttggttttttggtgcagCATCCGTTTTTAGGAAAATCCAAGAGTCTTGCCGAGATGACTCCTCTGATTGATGCAGTCAGGAGACCCAGAACAGCGgcaccagaacctctgctggctccctctctttctggacaagaggggaaagaagagcaagtAGAGAAGAAAGTTGtcaaagcaaagcctgaaggagtgaaatcagtaagtgccagaGTACAttagcactgcctttggtgtcaatcagagctgcaagttcctgagCAGACAGCGCTTGCTTTTTGTGGCTGAAGATTGTGAGGGCTGTAGCCCTGTCATGacatggtgcttcagcccagccactgacacctggaaaagcagTCTGGAACTTCCAAGTTGAGTCAGACTGTCCCTTTCAGGACACACAGCAATAACTGTGCCCTAGAGGGTAGTTGCCCCTCTGCACGACCTAGTTGacaaaatgcatgaaaattgaAGAGGAAACTGCCCATGAACTTGTGtaaatccagtcttttcttctcGTCCATTCACTTTGTGAAGTGGGCAGCAAAAGACAGTTTAAGAGCCTGACTTGTGGCCAACAGCATCTTCCCAAGGGTTTGCATTTGAACTATGATCTCAGGACATCTCTGCAAGCCACCTTTCTGACATAAACTAATTCTTGCCACAGATCCTCAAGAGCTCTGCAATGGCAGGTgttgctgcagcaccacaacctAAAGAAGTCTCCTTGCCCGACACTGAAATGCCAAGCACAAGCACTGGCAAAAGAGCCACTGGgaaaaaatgcacacagaaaacaagcactgggaagaaaagctctgcagaaaccagcacagggagaaaaagcTCAGACCAGCCACAACTGATATCCTCACTAACAAGTATTTACCTCGCCGATCTCAGTACGTATCATGTATTTCACTTCTGGTGGAGCAGTCCATGGTATGCATGTCAACTTTAGCTGTACTAAAGGAACAGAGTGTTTGTCGAGCCAcctgtgcttcagagctgcctctgttGCTCTTGTGATTGTTGTTACCAGCTGACTACAAAGggctcacagccctgcacagtgggGCTGCCTTTTGGATCTGCTGCAAGGTGGTATCTCTGTTTCACATGAGCGtctttcatgttgtttctttcagagGGCATTGTGAGTGAGGAGAACCCTGTGAAGAAATACACTGTACAGCAGCAAATTGGCCAAGGGTAAGTCCAATCTCAGCTACTTCTACAAAACCATGGGCCAGGGATTTTGCTGGTGTCATATCAAGCATGCAGTCAGGCAAGCTGCAAACATGGGCAGACACTGGGCTtacatcctcctgtctgtcaGTCCTGATCAGTATTTAATAACTGTGGTCAGAAGGCATTGTCAAAGACAACTCAATGCTGGCAGTCTCTTGCCTGTAACAAGGAGCAGGACATGGAGTATGTCCTATGTTTTCTCCTGGCCACCCTGCATGGcagagggctgctgggctgctgggctgctgggctgctggctgaagccgagtgttttataaacactctgggcagcagagctctgctctctgggctggctTTCTCACCCAGGGCCTAAACgccttctcctttcttggctgctgctctgtttctagGTCTTGTGGAAGAGTTTTCCGAGGAGTTGACATTGATACAGGAAGACGGGTAAGGGCAGCACCCCCGGCAGATTGTGCAGCTCAGCTCTCGAGTGCTTTCCCCTCcgctgggagctgtggccacagctctgggtggcCACGAGATCTTTGCTGCAGAGACTGTTCCTCTGAGGGCAGACAAGTGTCAGCCTGCAAGACACGGTTTGGACAGACCTTGTCCTTATTAAGTCcccaaaagaacacaaggagGGCAGGGGTATCTTTCAGAGAAGGACACCTTTGCTCAGACTTATTTACTGACTATGCTAATGCATCAGCTACTTGGTGGCTCCTtacccagctgcagtgctgcacttggGAAGTGCACTTACACAGGAGTCTGCAAGGGATCTAAAGGCCCTGAGCGCTGCTCATAACCCCGGCCACATCCATAAAATACCCTAGAATGGGTTATTCCTTttcaaacccagaaaagaactgcaaatagGAACTGGGTTAAAAACGTTCTTTAGAGTTGCAAAATCCAACTTCAAGATGTTACAAAGTGCagggattgtattttttttgtaaccCTCATGACCTTTTAGGATGGGATTTCCTCCATTACGGATTGATTGTTTGCAGACCATTTGTCCAGAGTTTACAAGGCAAAATGTCTATAGCCATGTGTCCTGTAACTGGCACACAAGGGCGAGCGGAGGAAtcgcctcttgtcctgtcagttaAGAAGCTCTGGTGTCTTATCCCAGGCAGTTTGGCCCACCCTGGCTCCATCATTCCAAAAACACCTGCTCCATGTGCATTGTGGTCCTGTGCAACAGACTTCTCAAGTCTGTGGCTTTCAATCTCCTTTTAGGTGGCCATCAAGAAGATTTTTCTCCGcgacagaaagaacaaaagggaGCTTGTTTTAACTGAGGTTGCAGTCCTGAAGAGAATGAGGCACCCCAATATCATTCACTATATAGACAGGTGAGTGGTTCAGGGATTATCACACCGAGGTTCACATGTGCCTTGTGTCTGCCTTGGCCTTTTCTGGTATACGTAGTTTGAAGCGTGTCTTCCAAAACCTGCATCTGCCATGTCTTCCTAAAGCCACAGCCCTTCAGTTCACTACCTCCCTGTTCTTTTggggtctggtttttttcaaactgatcaTCATTTCTTTGCCTTAATGATACGTGCTGATAAACCCACCTAGAAATTATTGACCTTGGGGTTTTCCCTCTACTTTTTGTTGGTGTGGATGCCAGGAAGACTAGGCTCTTGTTTGCACAACCACACAATGTGCCaggttttaaatggttttccctgtttctgaatGCACTTTATGCAATGCTTTCCAAGGGGTTGACCAACATCTGCCCTCAGTGGTGCACACTCTCCTCCCATGGAGAAGTCTGTGTTGCCTGCTTCCTGgagttcaggctggaagggatgagttaagatgatgaagcagctgatggcaatgtcctggttccagatttctctctgctgtcactaaactgcatttttgccttGCTTGCCATCTAAGACATCTCCTTTTTCACAG
Proteins encoded in this window:
- the LOC135421738 gene encoding serine/threonine-protein kinase PAK 3-like → MTPLIDAVRRPRTAAPEPLLAPSLSGQEGKEEQVEKKVVKAKPEGVKSILKSSAMAGVAAAPQPKEVSLPDTEMPSTSTGKRATGKKCTQKTSTGKKSSAETSTGRKSSDQPQLISSLTSIYLADLKGIVSEENPVKKYTVQQQIGQGTFGTVFRGVDIATGRRVAIKKIFVLDRKNKRELVLTEVAVLKRMRHPNIIRYIDR